Below is a window of Lebetimonas sp. JH292 DNA.
TATTGTCTATTATTCCGCTTTCTGCGCCTATTGCAACAGTTGAATTACTTATCTGTAAATTAATATTATTGGCAACCGAAAGTTAAAACATTTAACATTAATTTTCTCATTTTTTAATCCTTGTTTTTTATTATTATTTGGCAGATATTTCAAAAGAACCGTAGTTTAAATATTTTTCAAATCTTTGTTGTAATAATTCGTCACTTGAAAGTTCTCTCAAATTTTTTATATTTTTGAGAAAATATTCCTTTATATTATCAGCGGCAGTTTTATAATCCCTATGAGCTCCCTCAATAGGTTCATCAATAATATCGTCTATAAGCCCTGATTTTTTAAGTTCTTCGGCAGAAATTTTAAGTGCTTTTGTAGCTGTTTCTGCTTTGCTTCCGTCACCCCACAAAATTGCTGCACATCCTTCCGGAGATATTACGCTAAAAACTGAATATTTAAGCATTGCAAATTTGTCCGCCACACCTATAGCGAGTGCACCTCCGCTTCCGCCTTCCCCTATAACAATAGAAACGGTAGGTGTTTTAATTCTGCTGAGTTCAAATAAATTTTTTGCAATTGCTTCGCTTTGTCCTCTCTCTTCTGCCCCGATACCAGGAAATGCCCCTGGAGTATCTATTAAAAAAAGTATAGGTAAATTAAATTTTTCAGCTAATTTTGCGACCCTGAGAGCCTTTCTGTATCCTTCTGGATGAGGCATACCAAAATTTCTTGTTATTTTTTCTTTTGTATTTCTACCTTTTTCTTCTCCTATTACCACACATTCAACATCA
It encodes the following:
- the accA gene encoding acetyl-CoA carboxylase carboxyl transferase subunit alpha, giving the protein MEEIKSQIDISKIKGDIHAAETLEKDLKKEIENLTPYQKLQLARHPDRPHAEDIINLIMNEKYELHGDREFRDDPAIVCYIGKIDDVECVVIGEEKGRNTKEKITRNFGMPHPEGYRKALRVAKLAEKFNLPILFLIDTPGAFPGIGAEERGQSEAIAKNLFELSRIKTPTVSIVIGEGGSGGALAIGVADKFAMLKYSVFSVISPEGCAAILWGDGSKAETATKALKISAEELKKSGLIDDIIDEPIEGAHRDYKTAADNIKEYFLKNIKNLRELSSDELLQQRFEKYLNYGSFEISAK